Proteins found in one Methanospirillum hungatei JF-1 genomic segment:
- a CDS encoding DNA-directed DNA polymerase, with protein MISPGEQQSPAEKDQNKRILLSICQVEYSTAADGPIIHIFGRTETGDFKEIQVTGFFPYLYILASQVTRNHPDQVIKIDPTPYTSIHGEELRRLYTRRPTDVREVRGNYTHFEADIPFATRYLIDAGITGGISVPAGASIVPYTDVKPAEVHAPTRYCLLDIECEDDKGGLPNPDRDRIICITAWDSFSDHYTTFLLQNSERSINEENLCRNTLHNGCFRGDIHTIRVFDDEKSLLTGFSSYIRENNPDILSGWNFTDFDLPFIFGRIRALNLPPDSMARLPGMSERSGVRGRVDFDLLAGYKKMQSSKLDSYRLDAVGEREVGDVKAFHYQPGMTARMWNEAPHELVEYNFKDVELCVKINQKNNIIEFYQEIARYVGCPLDRTLNSSNVIDIYILRKAHGKFILPSKGYSPGDEFEGATVFEPSSGIRENVVVLDLKSLYPMAMMTINASPETKDPNGDLIAPNGIKFRSKPDGLTRSIISELLQERDLKKNKRNEYPFGSQEYQLYDMQQNVIKVIMNTYYGVSGYSRFRLYDREIGSAVTSVGRAIIEHTRNTIENMGYSVIYGDTDSCMIQIPATSLEETITKAREIEAVLNESYNTFAREVLHAEKHYFSIKFEKVYRRFFQGGKKKRYAGNLIWKEGKSVDETDMVGFEAKRSDSPLLTRKVMKEVMNKILQGADLPEIKKYLGDIIKTYRSGGYSLDEIGIPGGLGKELKDYGTDDAHVRGATYSNTYLGTNFGKGSKPKRIYIKSVNGGYPKTDVLCFEYGDQVPDAFVPDLELMLEKTIKSPISRILEPIGWSWSDVDPTRTTLSDFF; from the coding sequence ATGATATCTCCGGGTGAACAACAATCGCCGGCAGAAAAAGATCAGAATAAGAGGATATTACTCAGTATATGCCAGGTTGAATACTCAACCGCAGCAGACGGACCCATCATACATATATTCGGTCGTACTGAAACAGGGGATTTCAAGGAGATACAGGTTACCGGATTTTTTCCATATTTATACATCCTCGCATCGCAAGTTACTAGAAATCATCCTGACCAGGTTATCAAGATTGATCCTACCCCATACACATCAATCCATGGTGAAGAACTGCGCAGACTTTACACCCGAAGACCCACCGATGTCAGAGAGGTAAGAGGGAATTACACCCATTTTGAAGCAGACATCCCTTTTGCTACCCGTTATCTTATTGATGCAGGAATTACCGGAGGAATATCCGTCCCGGCCGGTGCATCCATCGTCCCATATACCGATGTAAAACCGGCGGAAGTCCATGCACCAACCAGATACTGCCTTCTTGATATCGAATGTGAAGACGATAAAGGAGGTCTTCCAAACCCTGATCGTGATCGCATCATATGCATTACTGCCTGGGACTCATTTTCCGATCACTACACAACATTTCTTCTCCAGAATTCTGAAAGATCAATCAATGAAGAGAATCTCTGCAGAAACACGCTACATAACGGATGCTTTCGTGGTGATATTCATACCATCAGAGTTTTTGATGATGAAAAGTCGCTTCTCACAGGTTTTTCCTCATACATCAGAGAAAACAACCCGGATATCCTTTCCGGCTGGAACTTTACCGATTTTGATCTCCCTTTTATCTTTGGCAGAATCCGTGCTCTGAATCTCCCCCCTGACAGCATGGCCCGGTTACCTGGCATGAGTGAGCGTTCAGGAGTCAGAGGGAGAGTAGATTTTGACCTGCTTGCCGGATATAAGAAGATGCAGTCATCAAAACTGGACTCATATCGTCTGGATGCTGTCGGAGAGCGTGAAGTTGGTGATGTCAAAGCATTCCATTACCAGCCAGGCATGACAGCCCGGATGTGGAATGAGGCTCCACATGAACTGGTCGAATACAACTTCAAAGATGTAGAGCTCTGTGTTAAAATTAACCAGAAGAATAACATTATTGAGTTTTACCAGGAGATTGCACGATATGTCGGATGTCCTCTTGACCGGACATTAAACTCCTCAAATGTCATAGACATCTATATTCTCCGTAAAGCACATGGAAAATTCATCCTGCCATCAAAAGGCTATAGCCCGGGAGATGAATTCGAAGGTGCTACGGTTTTTGAACCAAGTTCAGGTATACGGGAGAACGTGGTGGTCCTTGATCTGAAATCCCTGTATCCGATGGCGATGATGACCATCAATGCCTCGCCTGAGACAAAAGACCCGAATGGTGATCTCATCGCACCAAACGGAATTAAATTTCGTTCAAAACCTGATGGCCTTACCCGGAGTATCATCAGTGAGCTTTTGCAGGAACGGGATCTAAAGAAGAACAAAAGGAATGAATACCCCTTTGGCTCACAGGAATACCAGCTCTATGACATGCAGCAGAATGTTATCAAGGTCATCATGAATACGTATTATGGAGTGAGCGGGTATTCACGATTCAGGCTCTATGATCGGGAGATTGGATCTGCAGTTACTTCAGTGGGCAGGGCGATCATCGAACATACCCGGAACACTATCGAAAATATGGGATATAGTGTCATATATGGCGATACCGACTCCTGCATGATCCAAATACCGGCAACATCTCTTGAAGAGACGATCACCAAAGCCAGGGAGATTGAAGCGGTGTTAAATGAGAGTTACAATACCTTTGCCCGGGAAGTTCTGCATGCAGAAAAACATTATTTCTCAATAAAATTTGAAAAAGTCTATCGCAGGTTCTTCCAGGGAGGAAAGAAGAAGCGATATGCAGGCAATCTCATCTGGAAAGAAGGAAAGTCTGTTGATGAGACAGATATGGTCGGATTTGAAGCGAAACGATCAGATTCCCCGCTCCTTACCAGAAAAGTCATGAAAGAGGTCATGAACAAGATATTGCAAGGTGCAGACTTACCAGAGATTAAAAAATACCTTGGAGATATCATCAAAACATACCGTTCCGGAGGATATTCACTTGATGAGATCGGAATTCCCGGAGGTCTTGGCAAAGAACTGAAAGACTACGGGACGGACGATGCGCATGTCCGGGGGGCTACATATTCGAATACTTACCTGGGAACCAACTTTGGCAAGGGGAGCAAACCAAAGAGGATTTATATTAAATCCGTGAACGGTGGCTATCCAAAGACTGATGTCCTCTGTTTTGAATATGGCGATCAGGTTCCTGATGCTTTTGTCCCAGACCTTGAACTGATGCTGGAAAAGACCATCAAGTCACCAATATCCCGGATTCTCGAACCAATAGGATGGAGCTGGTCAGACGTGGATCCAACCCGGACCACCCTTTCTGATTTTTTTTAG
- a CDS encoding malate dehydrogenase — protein sequence MTSLAVFGTGRIGGGVAARAVSSGLINHLVLYDCNQALLEAQRLDIEHMRCPVTTSIRPEDIVACDIILYAAGLPRNQNIKTRAALLDCNVPVASELATLIPDYKGIIIVVTNPADILTYYLWKSLGILKNRIIGFGGQLDSARFQYELSLRSIRDDGIILGEHGEHQVPIFSKTGLDVEIPIRDDILVTLRNASMEIIKGKGATEYAPVYHIWHLIESIITDAKTNLICSAILEGEYDVTGCSLGVPVIIGREGILSIEEWDLDLWEKEHFQDAATFVSDLCRRIAIDS from the coding sequence ATGACCAGCCTTGCAGTATTCGGTACCGGGCGCATTGGAGGCGGAGTTGCTGCCCGAGCCGTATCCAGTGGCCTTATTAATCATCTTGTTTTGTATGATTGTAATCAGGCACTCCTCGAGGCGCAACGACTTGACATCGAACATATGCGATGTCCGGTGACGACATCGATTCGCCCGGAAGACATTGTCGCATGTGATATCATTCTCTATGCTGCCGGCCTTCCAAGAAACCAGAATATCAAAACAAGAGCTGCATTGCTGGATTGTAATGTACCGGTTGCATCAGAACTAGCAACACTCATTCCTGACTATAAAGGGATAATAATCGTCGTAACCAACCCGGCAGACATTCTGACATATTATCTCTGGAAGTCCCTTGGGATTTTGAAAAACCGCATCATAGGATTTGGAGGCCAGTTGGACAGCGCACGATTCCAATATGAGCTTTCACTTCGATCCATCAGAGATGACGGGATAATCCTTGGTGAACATGGTGAACATCAGGTTCCAATATTCAGTAAAACCGGACTTGATGTAGAGATTCCCATAAGAGATGACATTTTAGTAACGCTTCGGAATGCAAGTATGGAGATCATAAAAGGAAAGGGCGCGACTGAATATGCCCCGGTATATCACATATGGCATCTTATTGAATCAATAATTACAGATGCAAAAACTAACCTTATATGCTCTGCCATTCTTGAGGGAGAATATGATGTTACCGGTTGTTCTCTGGGGGTTCCCGTAATAATCGGAAGAGAGGGTATTCTTTCAATAGAAGAGTGGGATCTCGATCTTTGGGAAAAAGAACATTTTCAGGATGCAGCTACTTTTGTATCAGATCTTTGCAGGAGGATAGCAATTGACTCCTGA
- the uvrA gene encoding excinuclease ABC subunit UvrA, producing the protein MKNIIIKGAREHNLKNISVTIPRDQFIVITGLSGSGKSTLAFDTLYAEGQRRYVESLSSYARQFLGLMNKPDVEAIEGLSPAISIEQKSTSKNPRSTVGTVTEIYDYLRLLYARIGIPYCPEHNLPIMGQSPERIAERIEEECTGQITILAPLIRKKKGTYQQLFKDLNKEGFARVRVNGEIYRTDDEITLERYKMHDIDLVIDRLDVSDHSRLVEACEQASARSEGLIIITCEDGEDRTYSSKMACPICGITFEELQPRMFSFNSPFGACPDCKGLGIRMDFDPDLIIPEKEKSIAEGAIATYRNFLDGYRSQFVGAVAKHFGFTVNTPIKDLNEKQYNALMYGSNEKISFHMSYKQGEGEWSHKGTWEGLLPQAERLYSQTNSEYRKRELEKFMKITPCQTCKGKRLKDKILAVRIKDKSIIDLTDLSITASIAFFNNLELSEKETEIARQILKEILSRLTFLERVGLGYLTLSRSAGTLSGGEAQRIRLATQIGANLMGVLYVLDEPSIGLHQRDNNRLIDTLRQLRDLGNTLIVVEHDEDTIRAADWVIDMGPGAGLNGGEIIAEGTPHEIEQNERSLTGAYLSGRMQIEIPEKRRIHDRYISITGCQENNLKNITARIPMGTLTLITGVSGSGKSSLIYDTLYPALQKMVYHSRVEAGKHTSVTCDEPIDKVIVIDQSPIGRTPRSNPATYTKVFDEIRNIFAETKEAKMRGYKSGRFSFNVKGGRCEACQGDGLIKIEMNFLPDVYIECEECKGTRYNRETLEVKYKDKSIADVLAMSVDEAIELFSAIPKIRNKLQTLIDVGLGYIKLGQSATTLSGGEAQRIKLTRELSKRATGQTVYLLDEPTTGLHFHDVRKLIQVFSELVAKGNTVIVIEHNLDVIKSADYIIDLGPEGGDAGGEIIATGTPEEVAGNPASYTGMFLAKLLPSSPPDKKKRTPRKKSEQTSG; encoded by the coding sequence ATGAAAAATATCATCATCAAAGGTGCCAGGGAACATAACCTGAAGAACATCTCTGTCACTATTCCCCGTGACCAGTTTATCGTCATCACTGGATTATCCGGTTCAGGAAAATCAACCCTCGCATTTGACACCCTCTATGCTGAAGGACAACGGCGGTATGTTGAATCACTCTCCTCATATGCCCGCCAGTTCCTAGGCCTCATGAATAAGCCGGATGTGGAAGCAATTGAAGGATTGTCACCGGCCATATCAATTGAACAGAAATCAACCTCGAAAAATCCCCGGTCAACGGTCGGAACGGTAACCGAGATCTATGACTATCTGCGGTTACTCTACGCACGGATTGGTATCCCCTATTGTCCTGAACATAACCTTCCCATCATGGGACAGTCACCTGAGCGTATAGCCGAACGGATTGAAGAGGAATGCACCGGGCAGATAACCATCCTTGCACCCCTTATCAGGAAAAAAAAGGGGACATACCAGCAGCTCTTCAAGGATCTGAATAAGGAAGGATTTGCACGGGTCAGGGTGAATGGAGAGATATACCGGACGGATGATGAGATCACCCTGGAACGGTACAAGATGCATGACATCGATCTCGTTATCGACCGGCTCGATGTATCAGATCACTCACGGCTTGTTGAGGCATGTGAACAGGCATCTGCCAGATCCGAGGGACTTATCATCATCACCTGTGAAGACGGGGAAGATCGGACGTATTCATCTAAAATGGCCTGTCCGATCTGTGGCATCACCTTTGAAGAACTCCAGCCACGAATGTTCTCCTTTAACAGCCCATTTGGTGCCTGTCCGGACTGTAAGGGGCTTGGGATCAGAATGGACTTTGATCCTGATCTCATTATCCCTGAAAAAGAAAAATCCATAGCCGAAGGTGCAATCGCAACCTACCGGAATTTCCTTGATGGATACCGGTCCCAATTTGTCGGAGCCGTTGCAAAACATTTTGGCTTTACGGTCAATACCCCGATTAAAGATCTGAACGAAAAACAATACAATGCTCTGATGTACGGTTCCAATGAAAAGATCTCGTTTCATATGAGTTACAAACAGGGTGAAGGAGAGTGGTCGCATAAGGGAACCTGGGAAGGGCTGCTCCCCCAGGCAGAACGTCTGTACAGTCAGACCAATTCAGAATACCGGAAACGTGAACTTGAAAAGTTCATGAAAATTACTCCCTGTCAGACGTGCAAGGGAAAAAGACTGAAGGATAAAATTCTCGCGGTCAGAATAAAAGACAAATCCATCATCGACCTGACCGATCTCTCTATTACTGCAAGTATTGCATTCTTCAACAACCTGGAACTGTCAGAGAAAGAGACAGAAATTGCCAGGCAGATACTGAAAGAGATACTTTCCAGACTTACCTTCCTCGAACGGGTTGGTCTTGGATACCTGACTCTTTCACGAAGTGCAGGCACACTCTCTGGTGGTGAAGCACAGCGGATACGTCTTGCTACCCAGATTGGTGCCAACCTCATGGGGGTGCTCTATGTGCTTGATGAACCATCCATCGGACTGCATCAACGGGATAATAACCGGCTCATCGACACCCTCAGGCAACTCCGCGATCTTGGAAACACTCTGATTGTAGTCGAACATGATGAAGATACCATACGGGCGGCAGACTGGGTTATCGATATGGGGCCCGGTGCCGGCCTTAATGGTGGTGAGATCATCGCCGAAGGGACACCCCACGAGATCGAACAGAATGAGCGGTCACTTACCGGTGCGTACCTCTCCGGACGGATGCAGATCGAAATCCCGGAGAAGAGGAGGATTCATGATCGGTATATATCCATCACCGGGTGTCAGGAAAATAACCTGAAGAACATCACCGCCCGAATACCAATGGGTACCTTAACCCTCATCACCGGTGTATCCGGATCAGGGAAATCATCTCTCATTTATGACACGCTCTATCCGGCCCTGCAAAAGATGGTCTATCATTCCAGAGTTGAAGCAGGAAAACATACATCTGTCACCTGTGATGAACCCATCGACAAGGTTATTGTCATCGACCAGTCACCCATCGGGAGAACTCCCCGGTCAAACCCGGCCACCTATACGAAGGTCTTCGATGAGATTCGGAATATCTTTGCAGAGACAAAAGAAGCAAAGATGAGGGGATACAAATCCGGACGATTCTCATTTAATGTCAAGGGAGGCAGGTGTGAGGCATGTCAGGGAGACGGCCTCATAAAAATTGAGATGAACTTTCTTCCTGATGTCTATATTGAATGTGAAGAGTGTAAAGGGACCAGGTATAACCGGGAGACCCTTGAGGTCAAATATAAAGACAAATCCATTGCCGACGTCCTGGCGATGAGTGTGGATGAGGCAATCGAACTCTTCTCAGCCATCCCGAAGATCAGAAATAAATTGCAGACTCTTATTGACGTAGGACTGGGATACATCAAGCTTGGACAGAGTGCTACAACCCTCTCCGGTGGTGAGGCGCAGCGTATCAAACTTACCAGGGAGCTTTCAAAACGGGCAACCGGGCAGACGGTCTATCTTCTTGACGAACCGACAACCGGCCTGCATTTCCATGATGTCAGAAAACTCATCCAGGTCTTTTCAGAACTGGTTGCAAAAGGAAACACGGTAATTGTAATCGAACATAACCTCGATGTTATCAAATCTGCAGATTATATCATCGATCTTGGTCCTGAAGGGGGAGATGCCGGTGGAGAGATCATCGCAACCGGGACACCTGAAGAGGTAGCAGGCAACCCAGCCAGTTATACCGGCATGTTCCTTGCCAAACTCCTCCCTTCATCACCTCCAGATAAGAAGAAACGAACCCCACGTAAAAAATCTGAGCAGACAAGTGGATGA
- a CDS encoding dihydroorotate dehydrogenase has protein sequence MIRLSQEPVKLAGVPVRNHLVLAAGVLGTCASSLRRILRQGAGAVVTKSIGPEPRYGHAGPCVVVLEDGIMNAMGLPNPSREFIQELSSFDGDPVIVSIFGGNPEEFHEVAGWFAEKAQAFELNVSCPHAAGFGAQIGTNPDVVKACTEAVKVWKKPVWVKLTPNVTDITAIGRAAEEGGADAIVAINTVRAMRISTGLKRPVLGNKYGGLSGKAVFPIAVRCVYELYEACSIPIIGCGGVSCAEDVIEMMMAGAEGVEIGSAVVQDPEIFRHICEELYAPDGISSSEIVGCAHE, from the coding sequence ATGATTAGGCTGAGTCAGGAACCTGTAAAGCTCGCAGGTGTGCCTGTCAGAAATCACCTGGTTCTCGCAGCTGGCGTACTAGGGACCTGTGCTTCCTCTCTTCGCAGGATATTACGCCAGGGGGCAGGAGCAGTTGTGACGAAATCAATTGGTCCAGAGCCGAGGTATGGGCATGCGGGGCCATGTGTTGTCGTTCTGGAAGACGGGATTATGAATGCAATGGGTCTTCCAAATCCCTCCAGAGAATTCATACAGGAACTGTCTTCATTTGATGGTGATCCTGTCATTGTGAGTATATTTGGAGGTAATCCTGAGGAATTTCATGAGGTGGCCGGTTGGTTTGCAGAGAAGGCTCAGGCGTTTGAACTGAATGTGAGTTGCCCGCATGCTGCCGGATTTGGTGCACAGATTGGGACTAATCCAGATGTGGTGAAAGCCTGCACTGAAGCAGTAAAGGTGTGGAAAAAACCAGTCTGGGTCAAATTAACACCAAATGTAACTGATATTACTGCTATTGGCAGGGCGGCAGAAGAAGGGGGAGCTGATGCAATTGTTGCCATTAATACCGTTCGCGCTATGCGGATCTCTACAGGTCTTAAAAGACCGGTTCTTGGGAATAAATATGGGGGCCTCTCCGGAAAAGCGGTTTTTCCCATTGCTGTCCGTTGTGTGTATGAGCTCTATGAGGCCTGTTCTATTCCGATTATCGGGTGTGGTGGTGTTTCCTGCGCTGAGGATGTCATTGAGATGATGATGGCCGGTGCAGAAGGTGTTGAGATAGGAAGTGCTGTTGTTCAGGATCCTGAAATTTTCAGGCATATCTGCGAGGAATTATATGCTCCTGACGGTATTTCTTCAAGTGAAATTGTGGGGTGCGCCCATGAGTGA
- a CDS encoding cobyrinate a,c-diamide synthase yields MQYYQDGEEIRFNIPRIVIAGIQSGCGKTTITRGLMAALKKRGLVVQPYKIGPDFIDPSHHTRICDRVSRNLDVVMAGEDGVIESFYSGCAGADIAVIEGVMGMYDGLDSTFGSTAHIAKLLKAPLLLVIPVDGMAHSVHAIASGFQNYEPDSTLAGVILNKVGSPRHAELLKAGAKISQFGFVPKDPSFHTRSRHLGLVMGDETTTEEPVSIIEDSCNIPEIIALASSAPPLTTQAKELDITSGQVIIGVARDPAFCFYYQHNLEMLECSGARLTYFSPMQEHLPDVDALYLGGGYPELHADQLETGPAREEIRVACDNGLPVYGECGGLLYLTEGLDGERTYRWAGVLPAQAEMAQRFQALGYSEGKTTGGTSLTPEGIEIRGHEFHYSFVTPDRDAQYAISLTRGKGIQNGHDGMYVHETVGCYTHSWFSKRFSDAIVKAAMAWRKS; encoded by the coding sequence ATGCAGTATTACCAGGATGGAGAGGAGATCCGGTTTAACATTCCCCGTATTGTTATCGCAGGAATCCAGAGCGGTTGTGGAAAGACGACAATCACCCGTGGCCTGATGGCAGCATTGAAAAAACGCGGACTTGTTGTACAACCGTATAAAATCGGACCTGACTTTATCGATCCCAGTCATCATACCCGAATCTGTGACAGAGTTTCGAGAAATCTCGATGTCGTAATGGCCGGGGAGGACGGAGTGATTGAATCTTTCTACTCAGGATGTGCTGGTGCAGATATCGCAGTCATAGAAGGGGTCATGGGGATGTATGACGGACTAGACTCTACATTCGGAAGTACTGCGCATATAGCAAAGCTCCTCAAAGCCCCCCTCCTCCTGGTAATCCCGGTGGATGGTATGGCACATAGTGTTCATGCCATTGCATCCGGCTTTCAGAATTATGAACCGGATTCAACACTTGCAGGGGTCATTCTCAACAAGGTCGGTAGTCCACGTCATGCCGAACTGCTCAAAGCCGGAGCGAAGATTTCACAATTTGGGTTTGTCCCCAAGGATCCTTCATTCCATACCCGGAGCCGTCACCTGGGTCTTGTTATGGGTGATGAAACCACGACAGAAGAACCAGTATCCATCATTGAGGATTCCTGCAATATTCCTGAGATCATCGCACTTGCATCCTCTGCTCCCCCGCTTACCACTCAGGCGAAAGAACTGGATATAACGTCCGGCCAGGTAATAATCGGAGTTGCCCGGGATCCTGCATTTTGTTTCTACTATCAGCATAACCTCGAAATGCTGGAATGTTCAGGTGCAAGACTCACATATTTCAGCCCGATGCAAGAACATCTGCCTGATGTGGATGCTCTCTATTTAGGTGGAGGATACCCGGAACTTCATGCAGATCAGCTTGAAACCGGTCCGGCTCGTGAGGAAATTCGTGTTGCCTGTGACAACGGACTTCCGGTCTATGGAGAGTGTGGGGGGCTCTTGTACCTCACTGAAGGACTTGACGGAGAGCGAACATATCGCTGGGCCGGAGTGCTTCCAGCCCAGGCGGAGATGGCACAGCGATTTCAGGCATTAGGGTATAGCGAAGGAAAAACGACAGGTGGCACATCACTCACGCCAGAGGGAATTGAGATACGAGGACATGAGTTTCATTACTCATTTGTCACCCCGGATAGAGATGCACAATATGCTATCAGTCTGACCAGGGGGAAAGGAATCCAGAATGGACACGATGGGATGTATGTGCATGAAACTGTCGGTTGTTATACCCACAGCTGGTTCTCAAAACGGTTTTCAGATGCGATAGTAAAGGCAGCTATGGCCTGGAGAAAAAGTTAG
- a CDS encoding putative manganese-dependent inorganic diphosphatase: protein MSPTYIIGHRQPDTDSIASSVAYASLLNQIHSGTYVAARCGDLNAETQYALDIAGVEPPVLIENVEPSVGDIPFLYTQKAPMNIPAIDVALLMDDYDIRNIPIVDDENRFLGLVSEHGLARAYVSPHASLPLKVGPITLEALARILKAEIVHAAHDEIHGNASIVIDALHISLARLGPHDVAIIGDNEPSQIALVAEGICALIIAEGAHLGERVRESAKKMGVSLLKTSLDAFSVGRLLHLSGPVETIMATDAETLHKDDLLSTAAHIVSNSPYRTACVTDEDGHFIGMLSRNSFLEDVHKSVILVDHNEYTQAVEGIETAEIIEIIDHHRLGTIATLQPIRFRNEPVGSTSTIIAMRYREEQVVPDKAIATMLLAGILSDTLVLKMSTTTDRDREAVAYLSEIAHIDPEEFGTELINKGMNLDGFPIEDLIVRDIKDFTLQDRTVSIAQIMTGSREFADSNAKNIQNALTQYQTSHGYDISIVLVTDVIGQRSFLFAAGDYGLLTKLGYHNQPVILEGVMSRKKDFFPSFGQRFRQVMQS, encoded by the coding sequence ATGAGCCCTACGTATATTATCGGCCATCGGCAACCGGATACGGACAGCATTGCCAGTTCTGTTGCGTATGCGTCATTGCTCAATCAGATTCATTCAGGCACGTATGTAGCTGCACGATGCGGTGACCTGAATGCTGAAACTCAATACGCTCTCGATATTGCAGGAGTTGAGCCCCCGGTTCTTATTGAAAATGTTGAACCATCAGTCGGAGATATTCCGTTTTTGTATACACAAAAAGCACCCATGAATATTCCGGCAATCGATGTTGCATTGCTCATGGATGATTATGATATCAGGAACATTCCGATAGTTGATGATGAAAACCGGTTTTTAGGTCTGGTAAGTGAACACGGTCTGGCGCGAGCATATGTCAGTCCTCATGCAAGCCTTCCACTAAAAGTCGGGCCCATTACCCTTGAAGCACTTGCAAGAATCCTCAAGGCCGAGATAGTTCATGCAGCACATGACGAGATACATGGAAATGCCTCAATTGTTATAGATGCGCTTCATATCTCTCTTGCCAGACTAGGCCCTCATGATGTTGCCATCATTGGTGATAATGAACCTTCCCAGATTGCGCTTGTAGCAGAGGGGATTTGTGCACTCATCATTGCAGAAGGTGCACACCTGGGAGAACGCGTCAGGGAGAGCGCAAAAAAAATGGGAGTATCTCTTCTGAAAACATCTCTGGATGCGTTCAGTGTGGGAAGATTGCTCCATCTCTCCGGACCGGTTGAGACCATCATGGCAACTGATGCAGAAACTCTTCACAAAGATGATCTCCTCTCAACCGCTGCTCATATAGTCTCGAACTCACCATATCGTACTGCCTGCGTTACTGATGAAGATGGACATTTCATTGGTATGCTCTCCAGGAATTCTTTTCTTGAAGACGTTCATAAATCGGTTATCCTGGTTGATCACAATGAGTATACTCAGGCGGTTGAAGGTATAGAGACTGCAGAGATCATTGAGATAATTGATCATCACCGGCTTGGAACGATTGCAACCCTTCAGCCCATCAGGTTCAGGAATGAACCGGTGGGGTCGACCTCAACGATAATCGCCATGAGGTACCGGGAAGAACAGGTAGTCCCGGACAAAGCCATTGCAACCATGCTCCTTGCCGGTATCCTCTCAGACACTCTTGTTTTGAAGATGTCCACAACGACCGACCGTGACCGGGAAGCAGTTGCGTATCTCTCAGAGATTGCTCATATTGACCCTGAAGAATTTGGGACTGAGCTCATCAATAAGGGAATGAACCTTGATGGATTTCCAATTGAAGATCTGATTGTCCGGGATATCAAAGATTTCACTCTTCAGGATCGGACTGTATCGATTGCACAGATTATGACGGGATCTCGTGAATTTGCTGATTCGAACGCAAAAAATATCCAGAATGCTCTTACTCAGTACCAGACCAGCCACGGGTATGATATCAGCATTGTCCTGGTTACGGATGTCATCGGTCAGAGAAGTTTCCTCTTTGCTGCAGGTGATTATGGTCTCTTAACAAAACTCGGATATCATAATCAGCCGGTGATTCTTGAAGGGGTTATGTCCAGAAAAAAGGATTTCTTCCCTTCATTCGGGCAACGGTTCAGACAGGTAATGCAGAGTTGA